The Vescimonas coprocola genome includes a window with the following:
- a CDS encoding GntR family transcriptional regulator encodes MKQGNPADIVYDYIKNQIVTKAIYPGTRIVEEELVRETGVSRTPVRSALMRLAYDGLIQQQPNRGAVVAKPSATDLRQVYEARAVLEVGAFRAAVHRRSEESVLQMEQNLQKQQDLKNLFNMTEYVQLNREFHWIITMEAQNAYYEKYLNELQNKVATYLLFWDTSTTNSLSLDLHRRIFEAFRDRDEQKGVLALMEDLQLAEECVRESQQL; translated from the coding sequence ATGAAACAGGGGAATCCGGCGGATATCGTCTACGATTACATCAAAAATCAGATCGTCACCAAGGCCATCTATCCCGGCACCCGCATCGTGGAGGAGGAACTGGTACGGGAAACCGGTGTCAGCCGGACTCCGGTGCGCTCGGCGTTGATGCGGCTGGCCTATGACGGTCTCATCCAGCAGCAGCCCAACCGGGGCGCCGTGGTGGCAAAGCCCTCCGCCACGGATCTGCGGCAGGTGTATGAGGCACGGGCTGTGCTGGAGGTGGGGGCCTTCCGGGCCGCCGTCCATCGCCGCAGTGAAGAGAGCGTCCTCCAGATGGAGCAGAACCTGCAAAAGCAGCAGGATTTGAAGAACCTCTTTAACATGACGGAGTATGTCCAGCTGAACCGGGAGTTTCATTGGATCATCACCATGGAAGCCCAGAACGCCTACTACGAGAAGTACCTGAACGAATTGCAGAACAAGGTCGCTACCTACCTGCTGTTCTGGGACACCTCCACCACCAACAGCCTGTCGCTGGATCTCCACCGTCGCATCTTCGAGGCGTTCCGGGACCGGGACGAGCAGAAGGGCGTGCTGGCCCTGATGGAGGACCTGCAGCTGGCGGAGGAATGTGTCCGGGAATCCCAACAGCTGTGA
- a CDS encoding DMT family transporter → MKNKTFLANCALVLCAVIWGMNFIFQKQASQHLGAFTFISLRYYLGVLSLLPLFFYMRRRKALAALEAGEEVERWHGSRFWLAALGASLANWGGAVLVQIGLHVADATKAGFIESAYIALVPVLDLLLFRKKTSRRVWIGIAMAIVGLYLLCISDGFSLDVNDAAIMASTLCFALHILLWSRFSPHVDALPFMVVEFLCTGTLSGLVALFTESLTLADLTAAVAPLLFAGVLGVGVTYTIQIYAQRFTPASVAALLMSMEAVFSAVGGVIILRETLSVREWVGCGIMLLTIFYVQLPHREPVRREPVKAA, encoded by the coding sequence ATGAAAAACAAGACCTTTCTGGCAAACTGTGCGCTGGTGCTGTGCGCAGTTATCTGGGGCATGAATTTCATCTTCCAGAAGCAGGCCTCCCAGCATCTGGGAGCCTTCACCTTCATCTCCCTGCGGTACTATCTGGGCGTTCTGTCCCTGCTGCCCTTGTTTTTCTATATGCGCCGCCGCAAGGCTCTCGCCGCTCTGGAGGCCGGCGAGGAGGTGGAGCGATGGCACGGCAGTCGCTTCTGGCTGGCGGCCTTGGGAGCCAGCCTTGCCAACTGGGGCGGTGCGGTGCTGGTACAGATCGGTCTCCATGTGGCCGACGCCACCAAGGCCGGCTTCATCGAATCCGCCTACATCGCACTGGTGCCGGTGCTGGACCTGCTGCTGTTCCGGAAAAAGACCTCCCGCCGGGTATGGATCGGCATCGCCATGGCCATCGTGGGCCTGTATCTGTTGTGCATCTCCGACGGCTTCTCACTGGACGTGAACGATGCCGCCATCATGGCCAGCACCCTGTGCTTCGCCCTGCATATCCTGCTGTGGAGTCGGTTTTCACCCCACGTGGACGCCCTGCCCTTCATGGTGGTGGAGTTCCTCTGCACCGGTACCCTGTCGGGACTGGTGGCCCTCTTCACCGAGAGCCTGACGCTGGCCGACCTGACGGCGGCCGTGGCGCCGCTGCTGTTTGCCGGCGTGCTGGGGGTAGGCGTTACCTACACCATCCAGATCTACGCCCAGCGGTTCACCCCCGCCTCGGTGGCGGCCCTGCTCATGAGCATGGAAGCGGTGTTCAGCGCCGTGGGCGGCGTCATCATCCTCCGCGAGACGCTGTCCGTCCGGGAGTGGGTGGGCTGCGGCATCATGCTGCTGACCATCTTTTATGTCCAACTGCCCCATCGGGAGCCTGTCAGGCGGGAGCCTGTCAAGGCCGCCTGA
- a CDS encoding GntR family transcriptional regulator encodes MEVMKKAKPQDIVYQYVKNQIIGKSMFPGNRIIEDDIIRETGTSRTSIRPALLRLKYEGLVEMIPNRGAFVAKPSEEDLRQVYRVREVLEHGMLEDAIRHRTEAQLRAMEENLKAQEVLTQHYSRQEYVTLNHTFHWLVVEASANKYYEKYLNELYNKINTYMIFYDQSSDNNSIVSHTMIYEALRDRDLEKGLLGLREDIQIAWEDMRKINVPL; translated from the coding sequence ATGGAAGTTATGAAGAAGGCAAAGCCGCAGGATATCGTATACCAGTACGTGAAGAATCAGATCATAGGCAAATCCATGTTCCCCGGCAACCGCATCATCGAGGACGACATCATCCGGGAGACCGGCACCAGCCGCACCTCCATCCGTCCGGCGCTGCTGCGGCTGAAATACGAGGGACTGGTGGAGATGATCCCCAACCGGGGGGCCTTTGTGGCCAAGCCCAGCGAGGAGGATCTGCGGCAGGTATATCGGGTCCGTGAGGTGCTGGAGCACGGGATGCTGGAGGACGCCATCCGCCACCGCACCGAGGCCCAGCTGCGGGCCATGGAGGAGAATCTCAAGGCCCAGGAGGTGCTGACCCAACACTATTCCCGGCAGGAATATGTGACCTTGAACCACACATTCCACTGGTTGGTGGTGGAGGCCTCCGCCAACAAGTACTATGAGAAGTATCTCAACGAGCTGTACAACAAGATCAACACCTACATGATCTTCTACGATCAGTCCAGCGACAACAACTCCATTGTCAGCCACACCATGATCTATGAGGCCCTGCGGGACCGGGATCTGGAGAAGGGTCTTTTGGGCCTCCGGGAGGATATCCAGATCGCCTGGGAGGATATGCGGAAAATCAATGTCCCTCTGTAA
- a CDS encoding DMT family transporter, protein MSWREISAMLGSCCSSMLFGLSFMFTKRIVGTVPAFSLLSWRFLMGAVAMSLCALLGVVHIDYKTKKPWPLLRMTLYLPAAYFIFETYGIELTSASESGTIIACIPIFTVLASALFLHEMPSKFQVGGVLLSTVGIVIITLLKGTSPTFNPLGYVLLFGAVFSDVIYFIHNRQLTAYTPVEKTYFMCLTGAVFFTVCALVYNGVHGTVTEYLTLPFTSGSFLTSCLYLGIGCTTLAFLLTNRSVTIIGPTRTSAFSGLTTVISVVSGVVFLHEPFSLLQGLATALVLAGIYCVNILHSIYTARRQAAAEQKEQTV, encoded by the coding sequence ATGAGTTGGCGTGAGATCAGCGCCATGCTGGGCTCCTGCTGCAGCTCCATGCTGTTCGGCCTGAGCTTTATGTTCACCAAGCGCATCGTGGGTACGGTGCCGGCATTTTCCCTTTTGAGCTGGCGCTTTCTCATGGGCGCTGTGGCCATGTCCCTGTGCGCCCTGCTGGGCGTTGTCCATATCGACTATAAGACCAAGAAGCCGTGGCCGCTGCTGCGGATGACCCTGTACCTTCCGGCGGCCTACTTCATCTTCGAGACGTATGGCATCGAGTTGACCTCCGCATCCGAGAGCGGCACCATCATCGCCTGCATCCCCATCTTCACGGTGCTGGCCTCGGCGCTGTTCCTCCACGAGATGCCCAGTAAATTTCAGGTGGGCGGCGTCCTGCTGTCCACTGTGGGCATCGTCATCATCACTTTGCTGAAGGGGACCAGCCCCACCTTCAACCCCTTGGGCTATGTGCTGCTGTTCGGGGCCGTGTTCAGCGACGTCATTTATTTCATCCACAACCGCCAGCTGACGGCCTATACCCCCGTGGAGAAGACCTATTTCATGTGCCTGACGGGGGCGGTGTTCTTCACCGTCTGCGCCTTGGTGTATAACGGCGTCCACGGAACGGTGACGGAGTATCTGACCCTGCCCTTTACCAGCGGCAGCTTTCTGACCTCCTGCCTGTATCTGGGCATCGGCTGCACCACGCTGGCCTTTCTGCTGACCAACCGCTCCGTCACCATCATCGGCCCCACCCGCACCTCTGCCTTCTCCGGCCTGACCACCGTGATCTCTGTGGTCAGCGGCGTGGTGTTCCTCCATGAGCCCTTCTCCCTGCTGCAGGGGCTGGCCACGGCGCTGGTGCTGGCGGGCATCTACTGCGTCAATATCCTCCATTCCATCTACACCGCCCGCCGACAGGCGGCTGCCGAACAAAAGGAGCAAACCGTATGA
- the selA gene encoding L-seryl-tRNA(Sec) selenium transferase: MNELLRAIPKVTELYDLPEVSDLREHYAPSSVTEWIRTVLEQLRSAILSGEVTTLPTLEELGDRICRVAARESLPSLRPVINATGVILHTNLGRGCLSDRAADAVYDIARGYSTLEYNVEAGHRGSRHDHVEKLLCRLTGAESAMVVNNNAAAVMLILSTLAQGGEVITSRGELVEIGGSFRVPDIMELCGCHLREVGTTNKTHLSDYERAIGEQTRALLKVHTSNYRIVGFTESLPLSDIVALGCRTGLPVVEDLGSGSLVDLEHYGIHDEPTVQNSIRAGVDVVSFSGDKLLGGPQAGIILGKKPYIDRMKRHPLARAIRVDKMTIAALWATLTTYQDLHRAEQEIPTLAMLAVSGEDLRASAAQLCALLKERGVAAEVVAQSGPVGGGSVPTQLLPTFAVALPADKLSPNQAEQALRCREKPIIGRITEGRLLLDVRTIFPEDMEYIADTAAEVLA; this comes from the coding sequence ATGAATGAGCTGCTGCGAGCCATCCCCAAAGTGACCGAGCTATATGATCTGCCGGAGGTGTCCGACCTGCGGGAGCACTACGCTCCCTCCTCCGTGACGGAGTGGATCCGTACCGTGCTGGAGCAGCTGCGCTCCGCCATCCTCAGCGGTGAGGTGACGACCCTCCCCACGCTGGAGGAGTTGGGTGACCGGATCTGCCGGGTGGCGGCACGGGAGTCCCTGCCGTCTCTGCGGCCGGTCATCAACGCCACCGGCGTCATTCTCCATACCAATCTGGGCCGTGGCTGCCTGTCCGACCGGGCGGCGGACGCCGTATACGACATCGCACGGGGCTATTCCACGCTGGAGTATAACGTGGAGGCGGGCCATCGGGGAAGCCGCCACGACCATGTGGAAAAGCTGCTGTGCCGTCTCACCGGCGCCGAGAGTGCCATGGTGGTCAATAACAATGCCGCCGCCGTCATGCTGATCCTCAGCACCTTGGCCCAGGGGGGCGAGGTCATCACCTCCCGCGGGGAGCTGGTGGAGATCGGCGGTTCCTTCCGGGTGCCGGATATCATGGAGCTGTGCGGCTGCCATCTCCGGGAGGTAGGCACCACCAATAAGACGCACCTCTCTGACTATGAACGGGCCATCGGGGAGCAGACCCGTGCGCTGCTGAAGGTGCATACCAGCAACTACCGCATTGTGGGCTTTACCGAGTCCCTGCCTCTGAGCGACATCGTGGCCCTGGGCTGCCGCACCGGTCTGCCGGTGGTGGAGGATCTGGGCAGCGGCTCACTGGTGGATCTGGAGCACTACGGCATCCACGACGAGCCCACGGTGCAAAACAGCATCCGGGCCGGGGTGGATGTGGTGAGCTTCAGCGGTGATAAGCTGCTGGGCGGGCCGCAGGCCGGTATTATTTTGGGAAAGAAGCCGTACATCGACCGGATGAAGCGCCACCCGCTGGCCCGTGCCATCCGGGTAGATAAAATGACCATCGCCGCCCTGTGGGCCACCCTCACCACCTATCAGGACCTGCACCGGGCGGAGCAGGAGATCCCCACGCTGGCCATGCTGGCCGTCTCCGGGGAGGATCTGCGGGCCTCTGCGGCCCAGCTGTGCGCCCTGCTGAAGGAGCGGGGCGTGGCGGCGGAGGTAGTGGCCCAGTCCGGGCCGGTGGGCGGCGGCTCCGTCCCCACCCAGCTGCTGCCCACCTTTGCCGTGGCCCTTCCGGCGGACAAGCTGTCCCCCAATCAGGCGGAGCAGGCTCTGCGCTGCCGGGAAAAGCCCATCATCGGCCGCATCACCGAGGGTCGGCTGCTGCTGGACGTGCGGACCATCTTCCCGGAGGACATGGAGTATATCGCTGACACGGCGGCGGAGGTGCTGGCATGA
- the selB gene encoding selenocysteine-specific translation elongation factor — MKHVIIGTAGHVDHGKTMLIKALTGIDTDRLIEEKKRGITIELGFAHIEFDDHTQAGIIDVPGHEKFIKNMLAGAGGIDLAMLVVAADEGFMPQTVEHLDILTLLGIRDGVVVITKTDMVDEEWVEIVREDIAAHVKGTFLEGKPVLPVSAYTGQGIPELKKELQQRVSRVAVRNEQIPFRLPVDRVFSKDGFGTVVTGTMIEGNLSVGDPVELMPSGQRAKVRTLQVHNHSVEQAYAGQRVAVNLAGLRRDAVVRGDTLCKPDTLRLSRMLDVRLTDLKDSHRIIENGSPVHFYHGAAAHIAKVVLLEQDTLEPGQSGFAQLRFTEPVAVKRGDRFVTRFYSPMETIGGGVILDDCPPRHKRHQPEVIRALTIREGGSAGAQLQQLVEEYGYALPTAQTLAQRQSMPEEEMVQSLEDLVNSGALLEILPRRYLAAPLYRKACRSVEQVLAEYHKANPLHAGMKVAALRQKALRGAELKEADAILTAMLRGGTVTAIADRCALPDFRVVLTKRQTALRQKLLDSYRKSGREVPFVDDLYASFPNNERDDCKKVLENLVSCGELVMLTPQLFYHKDVYEEVCALTRDFFEGHPAFTLAEYRDLLGTSRKYALAILEFFDKTKVTKMVGDHREVIGSL, encoded by the coding sequence ATGAAGCACGTCATCATCGGCACCGCCGGTCATGTGGATCACGGCAAGACCATGCTCATCAAGGCCCTGACCGGTATCGACACCGACCGCCTCATCGAGGAGAAAAAACGGGGCATTACCATCGAGCTGGGCTTTGCCCATATCGAGTTTGACGACCATACGCAGGCCGGTATCATCGACGTGCCGGGCCACGAGAAATTCATCAAGAATATGCTGGCCGGTGCCGGCGGCATCGACCTTGCCATGCTGGTGGTGGCGGCGGACGAGGGCTTCATGCCCCAGACCGTGGAGCATCTGGATATTCTGACCCTGTTGGGCATCCGAGACGGTGTGGTGGTCATCACCAAGACCGATATGGTGGATGAGGAGTGGGTGGAAATTGTCCGGGAGGACATCGCCGCCCACGTCAAGGGGACATTTTTAGAGGGCAAACCTGTCCTGCCGGTGTCCGCTTATACCGGTCAGGGCATCCCGGAGCTGAAAAAGGAGCTTCAGCAGCGGGTGAGCCGGGTGGCCGTCCGCAACGAGCAGATCCCCTTCCGCCTGCCGGTGGACCGGGTGTTCTCCAAGGACGGCTTCGGCACCGTGGTCACCGGCACCATGATCGAGGGAAACCTCTCCGTAGGTGACCCGGTGGAGCTGATGCCCTCCGGCCAGCGGGCCAAGGTCCGCACTCTGCAGGTCCACAACCACTCGGTGGAGCAGGCCTACGCCGGGCAGCGGGTGGCGGTAAATCTGGCGGGCCTGCGGCGGGATGCCGTGGTGCGGGGCGATACCCTCTGCAAGCCCGATACCCTGCGCCTGTCCCGGATGCTGGACGTGCGCCTGACCGATCTGAAGGATTCCCACCGCATCATCGAGAACGGCTCCCCGGTACACTTCTACCACGGGGCTGCCGCCCATATCGCAAAGGTGGTGCTGCTGGAGCAGGATACGCTGGAGCCGGGCCAGTCCGGCTTTGCCCAACTGCGCTTTACGGAGCCGGTGGCGGTGAAGCGGGGAGACCGCTTCGTCACCCGGTTCTACTCCCCCATGGAGACCATCGGCGGCGGCGTCATTCTGGATGACTGCCCGCCCCGCCATAAGCGGCATCAGCCGGAGGTGATCCGGGCCCTGACCATCCGGGAGGGCGGTTCCGCCGGCGCCCAGCTGCAGCAGCTGGTGGAGGAGTATGGCTACGCCCTGCCCACGGCCCAAACGCTGGCCCAGCGTCAGAGTATGCCGGAGGAGGAGATGGTGCAGTCACTGGAGGATCTGGTGAACAGCGGCGCTCTGCTGGAGATCCTGCCCCGACGCTATCTGGCAGCCCCTTTATACCGGAAGGCCTGCCGGTCGGTGGAGCAGGTGCTGGCGGAGTATCACAAGGCCAACCCCCTCCATGCAGGCATGAAGGTAGCGGCCCTGCGGCAGAAGGCCCTCCGGGGAGCAGAGCTGAAGGAGGCCGACGCCATCCTTACCGCCATGCTCCGGGGCGGCACCGTCACTGCCATTGCCGACCGCTGCGCCCTGCCGGACTTCCGGGTGGTGCTCACCAAGCGCCAAACGGCCCTGCGCCAAAAGCTGCTGGACAGCTACCGTAAGTCCGGTCGGGAGGTCCCCTTTGTGGACGATCTCTACGCCTCTTTCCCAAACAACGAGCGGGACGACTGCAAAAAGGTGCTGGAGAACCTGGTGTCCTGCGGCGAGCTGGTGATGCTGACGCCCCAGCTGTTTTACCACAAGGATGTCTATGAGGAGGTCTGCGCCCTGACCCGTGATTTCTTTGAGGGCCACCCCGCCTTTACGCTGGCGGAGTACCGGGACCTGCTGGGGACCTCCCGGAAATATGCGCTGGCCATTCTGGAATTTTTCGACAAGACCAAGGTGACCAAAATGGTGGGCGACCACCGGGAGGTCATCGGCTCCCTGTGA
- a CDS encoding GrdX family protein — MYLIVTNNPMAAKEFAGQGEVRLYPEDTYREILVRARDLVYIGHRLCNHPLYGSLRPHETPYRTVVLSDRPQTPDEEECLIMSEAITRIDTFTPPDRAKMPQRILEDYQMIDCSLVRNTFAF, encoded by the coding sequence ATGTATCTGATCGTTACTAACAACCCCATGGCGGCGAAGGAGTTCGCCGGGCAGGGGGAGGTTCGCCTGTACCCGGAGGATACCTATCGGGAGATTCTGGTGCGGGCCAGAGACCTGGTGTATATAGGCCACCGGCTGTGCAACCATCCGCTGTACGGCAGTCTGCGGCCCCACGAGACGCCCTATCGCACGGTGGTACTGTCGGATCGGCCCCAGACTCCGGACGAGGAGGAGTGCCTCATCATGTCGGAGGCCATCACCCGCATCGATACCTTCACGCCGCCGGATCGGGCGAAGATGCCCCAGCGTATTCTGGAGGACTATCAGATGATCGACTGCTCTCTGGTGAGGAATACCTTCGCCTTCTGA
- a CDS encoding glycine/sarcosine/betaine reductase component B subunit, which produces MDLELRNVQVKDVVLGDKNDLKDGVLTVDVEGLKKLILEDPRVTAVKVDLAKPGESCRILPVKDVVEPRYKPEGEIFPGVFGSDVPEAGSGVTYVLKGCAVVTTGPIVGFQEGLIDMSGPAAQYTLFSKLNNVVLHLTKREDVDQHEHEEVVRMAGLKAARWLGEVAVKAESYDSEFYHWPTAAERANQYPDLPKVVYVCNCMAQGLLHDTYFYGRDTKQLVPTVVSPTEFFDGAIISGNCVSPGSKTTTYHHLNNAVIKALWAKHGKELNFVGIILNPLMVTLKEKQRDIMMSVRIATEEFGADAAIISQEGFGNPTTDLMHVCRGLEKRGVKTVIITNEDAGTDGMSESLPDVVTEANAIVSTGNSNATILLPKMDRVLGELKEVERVTGGNVDSIKPDGTLLLEIHGIMGGHNLQGNTYLSATTV; this is translated from the coding sequence ATGGATCTGGAACTGAGAAATGTTCAAGTAAAAGATGTCGTCCTGGGTGACAAGAACGACCTGAAGGACGGCGTGCTGACGGTGGACGTGGAAGGGCTGAAGAAGCTCATTCTGGAGGACCCCCGTGTGACGGCCGTGAAGGTAGATCTTGCCAAGCCGGGCGAATCCTGCCGTATCCTTCCGGTGAAGGATGTGGTGGAGCCCCGTTACAAGCCGGAGGGAGAGATCTTCCCCGGTGTGTTCGGCTCCGACGTGCCGGAGGCAGGCTCCGGCGTGACCTATGTACTCAAGGGCTGCGCCGTGGTGACCACGGGCCCCATCGTGGGCTTTCAGGAGGGCCTCATCGACATGAGCGGCCCCGCCGCCCAGTACACGCTCTTCTCCAAGCTGAACAACGTGGTGCTGCACCTGACCAAGCGGGAGGATGTGGATCAGCACGAGCATGAGGAGGTCGTCCGCATGGCCGGGCTGAAGGCGGCCCGCTGGCTGGGTGAGGTGGCTGTGAAGGCGGAGAGCTATGATTCCGAGTTCTACCACTGGCCCACCGCCGCTGAGCGTGCCAACCAGTATCCTGACCTGCCCAAGGTGGTGTATGTGTGCAACTGCATGGCACAGGGCCTGCTGCACGATACTTACTTCTACGGCCGGGACACCAAGCAGCTGGTACCCACCGTTGTCTCTCCCACGGAGTTCTTTGACGGTGCGATCATCAGCGGCAACTGCGTGTCCCCCGGCTCCAAGACCACGACCTATCACCACCTGAACAACGCCGTCATTAAGGCCCTGTGGGCCAAGCACGGCAAGGAGCTGAACTTCGTGGGTATCATTCTGAACCCCCTGATGGTCACCCTGAAGGAGAAGCAGCGGGACATCATGATGAGCGTCCGCATCGCCACCGAGGAGTTCGGCGCCGACGCCGCCATCATCTCTCAGGAGGGCTTCGGCAACCCCACCACCGACCTGATGCACGTTTGCCGGGGTCTGGAGAAGCGGGGCGTCAAGACCGTTATCATCACCAACGAGGACGCCGGTACCGACGGCATGTCCGAGTCTCTGCCGGATGTGGTCACCGAGGCCAACGCCATCGTGTCCACCGGCAACTCCAATGCCACCATCCTGCTGCCCAAGATGGACCGTGTTCTGGGCGAGCTGAAGGAGGTGGAGCGTGTCACCGGCGGCAATGTGGATTCCATCAAGCCCGACGGCACGCTGCTGCTGGAGATCCACGGTATCATGGGCGGACATAACCTGCAGGGTAACACCTATCTGTCCGCCACCACTGTTTGA
- a CDS encoding glycine/betaine/sarcosine/D-proline family reductase selenoprotein B yields MKKILFYTNQFFGQIGGEDMAYAEPQLFEGMHGSANTFGAPLKDIAEIVATIVCGDNFYAENMETGRAFLLEQIKKYQPDLIIAGPAFNAGRFGIACGDVCKTAKEQAGVEAITGLYEENPAVDMFKKDVYILRVAKSAAGIRKAVPLMAGFARKLLTGEPIGTPEDEQYYAKGKRVNIFREKNGAERAVDMLLAKVKGEPYKTELEISTYEKVEPSAPIADLSKAKIALCTTGGMVPMGNPDHMVAATAKFWKEYPVEGDTLESGKWESVHAGFDPVYANNDPNRVAPYDMLKMLEKEGIIGSVYPALISTTGNSTSVADSTRMGQEIAERLVSAGVNGVILTSTUGTCTRCGATIVKQLEKAGIPATHICTVTPISKTVGAARIFGAQAIPYPTGDPNLPPEKEMNRRREIVMGALNLLTEGGGSVSGESNAVFTD; encoded by the coding sequence ATGAAGAAGATTTTGTTCTATACCAACCAGTTCTTCGGTCAGATCGGCGGCGAGGATATGGCGTATGCAGAGCCTCAGCTCTTTGAGGGGATGCATGGTTCCGCCAATACCTTCGGTGCCCCTCTGAAGGATATTGCCGAGATCGTGGCCACGATCGTCTGCGGCGATAACTTCTATGCCGAGAACATGGAGACCGGCCGGGCCTTCCTGCTGGAGCAGATCAAGAAGTATCAGCCCGACCTCATCATTGCCGGTCCTGCCTTTAACGCCGGCCGCTTCGGCATCGCCTGCGGCGACGTGTGCAAGACCGCCAAGGAGCAGGCGGGGGTGGAGGCCATTACCGGCCTGTACGAGGAAAACCCCGCCGTGGATATGTTCAAGAAGGACGTGTACATCCTGCGGGTGGCTAAGTCCGCCGCCGGTATCCGCAAGGCCGTACCCCTGATGGCCGGCTTTGCCAGAAAGCTGCTGACGGGTGAGCCCATCGGCACGCCGGAGGACGAGCAGTACTATGCCAAGGGCAAGCGTGTGAACATCTTCCGGGAGAAGAACGGTGCCGAGCGTGCCGTGGATATGCTGCTGGCCAAGGTCAAGGGCGAGCCCTACAAGACCGAGCTGGAGATCTCCACCTATGAGAAGGTGGAGCCCTCTGCCCCCATTGCCGACCTCAGCAAGGCCAAGATCGCCCTCTGCACCACCGGCGGCATGGTCCCCATGGGCAACCCCGACCACATGGTGGCGGCTACCGCCAAGTTCTGGAAGGAGTACCCCGTGGAGGGCGACACGCTGGAGAGCGGCAAGTGGGAGTCCGTCCACGCCGGCTTCGACCCCGTGTACGCCAACAACGACCCCAACCGGGTCGCCCCCTATGATATGCTGAAAATGCTGGAGAAGGAAGGCATCATCGGCAGTGTGTATCCGGCGCTGATCTCTACCACCGGTAACTCCACTTCCGTTGCTGACTCCACCAGAATGGGCCAGGAGATCGCTGAGCGGCTTGTGTCCGCCGGGGTCAATGGCGTCATTCTGACCAGTACCTGAGGTACCTGTACACGTTGCGGTGCAACGATCGTGAAGCAGCTGGAGAAGGCTGGTATCCCCGCCACTCATATCTGCACAGTTACCCCCATTTCCAAGACCGTCGGTGCGGCCCGTATTTTCGGCGCTCAGGCTATCCCCTATCCCACCGGCGATCCCAACCTGCCTCCTGAGAAGGAGATGAACCGCCGTCGTGAGATCGTCATGGGCGCTTTGAACCTGCTGACCGAGGGCGGTGGATCCGTGTCCGGCGAGAGCAACGCCGTATTTACTGATTGA
- a CDS encoding NAD(P)/FAD-dependent oxidoreductase, which produces MDNKIYDVVILGGGPAGLAAGLYAGRSRLSVLILEKGIDGGQIAVTHDIENYPGQSKVDGMTGQELVAPMTEQCKKFGCERVSDTITACDFSGPVKKFVGSKGEYLGKTVIVCTGAMTRSIGCKNEAKYVGKGISYCAVCDANFFEDFEIYVVGGNGIAAEESLYLAGYARKVTMIHKGPALTVSPMLKERLDAEPKIHVLCNEEVEDVGGDELLSEIVLKNTKTGEETVLHADEEDGFFGLFGFTGKKTTGMFDGVLDMEGGYIKTDECMRTNIPGVFAAGDVRVTPLRQVVTACADGAIAAMQCYKYISAQK; this is translated from the coding sequence ATGGACAATAAGATTTATGATGTAGTCATCTTGGGTGGAGGCCCTGCGGGTCTGGCTGCCGGTCTGTATGCAGGCCGCAGCCGCCTGAGCGTGCTGATCCTGGAAAAGGGCATCGACGGCGGCCAGATCGCCGTGACCCATGACATCGAAAACTATCCCGGCCAGTCCAAGGTGGACGGCATGACCGGTCAGGAGCTGGTGGCTCCCATGACCGAGCAGTGCAAAAAGTTCGGCTGCGAGCGTGTCAGCGATACCATCACCGCCTGCGATTTCAGCGGCCCCGTGAAGAAGTTCGTGGGCAGCAAGGGCGAGTATCTGGGCAAGACCGTTATCGTCTGCACCGGTGCCATGACCCGCTCCATCGGCTGCAAGAACGAGGCCAAGTATGTGGGCAAGGGCATCAGCTACTGCGCCGTGTGCGACGCCAACTTCTTCGAGGACTTCGAGATCTACGTGGTGGGCGGCAACGGCATCGCCGCCGAGGAGTCCCTGTATCTGGCAGGCTATGCCAGAAAGGTCACCATGATCCACAAAGGTCCGGCTCTGACGGTGTCCCCCATGCTGAAGGAGCGTCTGGACGCCGAGCCTAAGATCCACGTTCTGTGCAATGAAGAGGTGGAGGACGTGGGCGGCGATGAGCTGCTCAGCGAGATCGTCCTGAAGAACACCAAGACCGGCGAGGAGACGGTGCTCCATGCCGATGAGGAGGACGGCTTCTTCGGCCTGTTCGGCTTCACCGGCAAAAAGACCACCGGGATGTTCGACGGCGTTCTGGACATGGAGGGCGGCTACATCAAGACCGACGAGTGTATGCGTACCAACATCCCCGGTGTATTTGCCGCCGGCGACGTGCGGGTGACCCCCCTGCGTCAGGTGGTGACAGCCTGCGCCGACGGCGCCATCGCCGCCATGCAGTGCTACAAGTATATCAGCGCTCAGAAGTGA